From a single Thermothielavioides terrestris NRRL 8126 chromosome 1, complete sequence genomic region:
- a CDS encoding glycosyltransferase family 31 protein (CAZy_ID 269903): MTSTVLWQRVGQGPRVRTRPRPRVRLGLRSLSCLALAVFLFLWLVLPYDSAVRLAFRFNFKRLEAAWTSRPSERWVYAQPPPSPVNFDLGRDVLVVLKTGYGTKDRVPAWFDALSNVNAFRDVLIIADYEGQGAQGDEDYPYSFKYRGQRLRVRDGVAHSLRHLRAHTSHPRIQKYDELSEAISEGDEALALQHCKSFGWELDAMKFMSGLEMAFQEFPDKKWYLLVDDDTFVIQPSLKPLLTHLNPKQPHYLGNAVGDFKARFAHGGSAVILSQAAMRALFKDPRALSSAYVDSLDETWGDRLLAKALLKLGIYLDETYSHLFNGEPPLLSKIRADRLCSPVLSFHKLASPAAMRELGDRFRDVSKPVLWNDLWETYGHTPPWRQPGADAAFHQDWDHVGEPDESTLTVRDVRTAKACKKHCDRRARACLAWSWDPETQDCRISHWMIVGSEAPGRVSGVNLPRAKYLEANCILS, from the exons ATGACATCCACAGTCTTGTGGCAGCGCGTCGGGCAAGGCCCCCGTGTGAGGACCCGTCCCAGGCCCCGAGTCCGGCTGGGCCTGCGGTCCCTGTCATGCCTCGCTCTGGCCGTCTTTCTTTTCCTGTGGCTGGTTCTGCCGTACGACTCCGCCGTGCGGCTGGCTTTCCGGTTCAACTTCAAGAGACTCGAGGCTGCCTGGACGTCCCGGCCGAGTGAGCGTTGGGTTTACGCGCAGCCTCCTCCATCCCCAGTCAACTTCGATCTTGGCCGAGATGTGTTGGTCGTGCTGAAGACTGGGTATGGCACAAAGGACCGGGTCCCCGCCTGGTTCGACGCGCTAAGCAACGTGAATGCTTTTCGAGATGTCTTGATCATCGCCGATTACGAGGGCCAGGGCGCGCAGGGGGACGAAGACTATCCCTACTCCTTCAAGTACCGCGGCCAACGACTTCGGGTCCGAGATGGGGTGGCGCACTCCCTTCGCCATTTGCGCGCTCACACGTCTCACCCCAGGATCCAGAAATACGACGAACTGAGCGAGGCCATCTCTGAGGGCGATGAGGCGTTGGCTCTCCAACACTGCAAGTCGTTTGGCTGGGAACTGGACGCGATGAAG TTCATGTCCGGTCTCGAGATGGCGTTCCAGGAGTTCCCCGACAAGAAGTGGTACCTCCTGGTGGACGACGACACCTTCGTGATCCAGCCCTCGCTCAAGCCACTTCTCACACATCTCAACCCTAAACAGCCCCACTACCTTGGAAACGCGGTGGGCGATTTCAAGGCGCGGTTTGCTCACGGAGGATCTGCCGTCATCCTCTCGCAGGCAGCGATGCGCGCCCTGTTCAAGGACCCACGGGCGCTCTCCTCGGCTTATGTCGACTCGCTCGACGAGACATGGGGCGATCggctgctggccaaggcccTGCTCAAGCTCGGCATCTACCTCGACGAGACCTACAGCCACCTGTTCAATGGCGAGCCGCCGCTGTTGAGCAAGATCCGCGCCGACCGGCTCTGCTCGCCCGTTCTTTCCTTCCACAAgctggcgtcgccggccgcgatgaGGGAGCTCGGCGACCGCTTCCGGGACGTCAGCAAGCCGGTGCTGTGGAACGATCTCTGGGAGACATACGGGCACACGCCGCCGTGGAGGCAGCCGGGTGCGGATGCGGCGTTCCATCAGGATTGGGACCATGTCGGGGAGCCCGACGAATCGACGCTCACGGTCCGCGACGTCAGAACGGCCAAGGCTTGCAAGAAGCATTGCGATCGCCGGGCCCGCGCCTGCCTTGCCTGGTCTTGGGACCCCGAGACGCAGGACTGCCGCATC